In Sphingobacterium sp. PCS056, the following proteins share a genomic window:
- a CDS encoding DUF6443 domain-containing protein, whose protein sequence is MCAPVLMVAQTNTQNWTKKTTYREANSGRPASTVTYYDGLGRPVQQNINKQSGNGKDLITHIEYDLGRQLKEYLPYPASTNDMSYQTGAQSATLSYSQYSGQYPFSEKIVEASPLARTLKQGAPGTDWQVNPNADTDHTIKMDYQTNSANEVKNYFAATTWDNANGVYTIQLQDKGYYAANRLYKTVTKDENWKSGSNNTTEEFTDKNGRLILKRTYNEGAHDTYYVYDLYGNLTYVIPPLVTNPASQLDDLCYQYKYDSRNRMVEKSYRANNGSLSCMIKSTV, encoded by the coding sequence ATGTGTGCGCCGGTTTTAATGGTGGCACAAACCAATACGCAAAACTGGACCAAGAAAACGACCTATCGGGAAGCCAATAGCGGCCGACCGGCTTCGACGGTGACCTACTACGATGGTTTAGGTCGACCAGTACAGCAAAATATAAACAAACAATCCGGAAACGGAAAAGATTTGATCACCCATATCGAATACGATTTAGGGCGCCAGTTAAAAGAATACCTGCCGTATCCGGCTTCAACCAACGATATGAGTTATCAGACCGGAGCGCAGTCGGCCACTTTAAGCTATTCCCAATATAGCGGACAATATCCCTTTAGCGAAAAGATTGTAGAAGCATCCCCACTGGCGCGTACCTTAAAACAAGGTGCGCCCGGGACGGATTGGCAGGTCAATCCGAATGCGGATACCGACCATACCATAAAAATGGACTATCAGACCAATAGTGCCAATGAAGTCAAAAACTATTTTGCCGCAACTACCTGGGATAATGCCAATGGTGTTTACACGATACAGTTACAGGATAAGGGCTATTATGCCGCAAACCGTTTGTATAAAACAGTAACCAAAGACGAAAACTGGAAGTCGGGAAGCAATAATACGACGGAAGAATTTACCGATAAAAATGGCCGTTTGATTTTAAAGCGTACCTACAACGAAGGCGCACACGATACCTATTATGTTTACGACCTGTATGGGAATCTGACCTACGTAATTCCGCCACTGGTAACCAATCCGGCTTCACAGTTAGACGATTTGTGTTACCAGTATAAATACGATTCCCGTAACCGTATGGTTGAAAAAAGCTACCGGGCAAACAATGGGAGTTTATCGTGTATGATAAAATCGACCGTGTAG
- a CDS encoding T9SS type A sorting domain-containing protein produces the protein MSYSFKCRFQFLLLLLACPFLGFSQDILWEKSYGGKHAEFLADVLPTPDYGFLLAGSSLSEKNGNKEMASSGNFDYWLWKMDEHGSAEWQKSYGGSGMDFLQSVLLTADGGFILAGISQSTEGAGKKEKSRGQDDFWIIKLDAKGGEQWQRTIGGSGQEQVATIRRTKDGGYIVGGSSASGKSEDKTEENFGNLDYWVIKLASDGKIEWQKSYGGKNLDQLKTVEQTPDGGYIIGGYSNSPASGNKLNDNIGAGDYWIIKTDKSGAIEWQRTVGGDGDDHLSALIQCKTGGYLLGGSSNSNPSHDKSKANGKGTDFWLVRLDTDGQTIWQETYNNGNSDLLTSIIENDDQTLLIGGYATTEVADGKKDKKDINDYVALKINDKGEELWSKTVGSDGEDILSRLVETRDGGYLLAGTSKGKPSRDKNGGNGGSDFWVVKLKDRYKKELDKPAIEALPNPAQQFTNIIVGYDFQTGTASVFDLSGRQLQQFSIDSRTVPVDLSQYPEGIYIVEIRTNVQHNSVKVIKGIQPK, from the coding sequence ATGTCTTACTCATTTAAGTGCAGGTTTCAATTCCTGCTCCTGCTATTGGCATGTCCATTTTTAGGATTTTCCCAGGATATACTTTGGGAAAAGTCGTACGGCGGAAAGCACGCCGAATTTTTAGCAGATGTACTGCCCACCCCCGACTATGGGTTTCTTTTAGCGGGAAGTTCCTTATCCGAGAAAAACGGTAACAAGGAAATGGCTTCGAGCGGTAATTTCGATTACTGGCTCTGGAAGATGGACGAACACGGTTCCGCCGAATGGCAAAAAAGCTATGGCGGATCCGGTATGGATTTTCTACAAAGTGTACTATTAACAGCCGATGGCGGCTTTATTTTGGCTGGAATCTCCCAATCAACAGAGGGAGCTGGTAAAAAAGAGAAATCTCGTGGTCAAGACGATTTTTGGATTATTAAGCTCGATGCAAAAGGAGGTGAACAATGGCAGCGCACCATCGGTGGCAGTGGTCAGGAACAGGTAGCCACCATACGCAGAACTAAAGACGGGGGCTATATTGTTGGCGGATCATCGGCATCGGGCAAATCGGAAGACAAAACCGAAGAAAACTTCGGCAATTTGGACTACTGGGTGATTAAACTTGCTTCCGATGGAAAAATCGAATGGCAAAAATCCTATGGCGGTAAAAACCTTGATCAGCTTAAAACAGTTGAACAAACCCCGGATGGTGGCTATATCATAGGAGGCTATTCAAATTCTCCGGCTTCGGGCAATAAGCTTAACGATAACATCGGTGCAGGAGATTATTGGATTATCAAAACCGATAAAAGCGGTGCTATCGAATGGCAACGGACAGTTGGCGGTGACGGTGACGATCATTTATCGGCACTGATCCAATGTAAAACGGGCGGTTATCTTTTGGGCGGCAGTTCCAATTCGAATCCGTCGCATGATAAAAGCAAAGCCAATGGCAAAGGTACCGACTTTTGGTTGGTACGATTGGACACTGACGGCCAAACCATCTGGCAGGAAACCTACAACAACGGTAATAGCGATCTACTGACCTCAATCATAGAAAATGATGATCAAACTTTACTAATTGGGGGCTATGCTACTACCGAGGTAGCAGACGGGAAAAAAGATAAAAAAGACATCAACGACTATGTTGCCCTAAAGATTAATGACAAAGGCGAAGAACTATGGAGTAAAACCGTAGGGAGTGATGGTGAGGACATTTTGAGTCGATTAGTTGAAACCCGTGATGGCGGCTACCTATTAGCCGGAACGTCTAAAGGAAAACCATCGCGCGATAAAAACGGCGGCAATGGTGGTAGCGACTTCTGGGTCGTAAAACTTAAAGACCGTTATAAAAAAGAGCTGGACAAACCGGCTATTGAAGCCTTACCCAACCCGGCGCAACAATTTACCAACATCATTGTGGGTTACGATTTCCAGACGGGAACCGCTTCGGTATTCGACCTATCGGGACGTCAACTGCAACAGTTTTCGATCGACAGTCGCACGGTACCGGTTGACTTAAGTCAGTACCCGGAAGGCATCTATATCGTTGAGATCCGTACCAACGTACAACACAACTCGGTAAAAGTGATCAAGGGTATCCAACCTAAATAA
- a CDS encoding single-stranded DNA-binding protein, whose protein sequence is MEITGRLTADVMVQTTSANKQVANFSIAENNRYKAKGSTEPVEITNYFSCSYWINPNRAKKLQKGTLMQLTGRVGINTYLSNNGEAKGTLTFHVTDFKVLAFPKKSQNETPSAQPNLPQEEIDSNDGLPF, encoded by the coding sequence ATGGAAATCACAGGCAGATTAACAGCGGACGTAATGGTACAAACCACCTCCGCAAACAAACAGGTAGCAAACTTCAGTATCGCAGAGAACAATCGCTACAAAGCTAAAGGCAGTACAGAACCTGTCGAAATTACCAACTATTTCTCGTGTTCGTATTGGATCAATCCCAACAGGGCAAAGAAATTACAGAAAGGTACTTTGATGCAACTAACCGGACGTGTAGGGATTAATACCTACTTGTCAAATAACGGTGAAGCAAAAGGAACATTGACCTTTCATGTAACGGACTTCAAAGTTTTGGCTTTCCCTAAAAAGTCACAGAACGAAACCCCTTCCGCTCAACCGAACCTACCACAGGAAGAAATCGACAGTAATGACGGTTTACCATTTTAA
- a CDS encoding DUF932 domain-containing protein, giving the protein MAHNINYNETTGQHSFFSVKQKAWHNLGQIVSEYPTSADAMRFAGLDFDVIKTPMYTQGSIISIGDSGMETEPIELNVPNYYSTVRTDNNTVLGVVGKDYHIVQNRDAFSFFDSIVGGGDGIMYETAGALGNGEKIFITAKLPNYIRVGKEDLIEKYLFLTTSHDGSGSITAAFTPIRIVCMNTLNAAMRNMTNAVRIRHTANAKSRLEQAHKLMGITDNLSTQIQDIFNHWTTVRISDDQVKRLIEIALAPSKDVLKNVLEGNEEELSTQYINMVDAAFEYAMGNPTQQLETTKGTVFGAYNSITGYFQNVRKYTDDEAKVKSILLGGTAQLRAQTAFNLCNDFTRIGENALMMN; this is encoded by the coding sequence ATGGCACACAATATTAATTACAACGAGACAACAGGACAGCATAGTTTTTTCAGTGTGAAACAAAAAGCATGGCACAATCTAGGGCAGATCGTATCGGAATACCCGACAAGCGCAGATGCAATGCGGTTCGCAGGGTTGGATTTTGATGTGATCAAAACTCCAATGTACACACAAGGTTCTATAATATCAATAGGTGATTCGGGAATGGAAACAGAACCGATCGAATTGAATGTACCTAACTACTACTCAACAGTACGTACCGACAACAATACCGTGTTAGGTGTAGTAGGCAAAGACTACCATATCGTACAGAATCGGGACGCGTTTTCGTTTTTCGATTCCATTGTCGGCGGTGGTGACGGTATTATGTACGAAACGGCGGGCGCTTTGGGTAATGGTGAAAAAATATTTATTACGGCTAAACTTCCAAATTATATCCGTGTGGGTAAAGAGGATTTAATCGAAAAGTATTTATTTCTCACCACCTCGCATGATGGTTCGGGAAGCATTACCGCGGCATTTACCCCCATCCGCATAGTGTGTATGAACACCTTAAACGCAGCCATGCGTAATATGACCAATGCGGTACGCATACGACACACGGCAAACGCAAAAAGCCGTTTAGAGCAAGCACACAAATTAATGGGCATTACGGACAATCTTTCTACTCAGATACAGGACATTTTCAACCATTGGACAACCGTACGTATATCGGATGATCAAGTGAAAAGACTGATTGAAATTGCACTTGCGCCAAGTAAAGATGTACTTAAAAATGTATTGGAAGGTAATGAGGAAGAACTTTCAACCCAGTACATCAATATGGTAGATGCTGCTTTTGAATACGCTATGGGCAACCCTACTCAACAACTGGAAACAACCAAAGGAACCGTTTTCGGGGCGTACAATAGCATCACTGGTTATTTCCAAAACGTCAGAAAATATACGGATGATGAAGCAAAGGTAAAATCAATCCTGTTGGGCGGAACAGCACAATTACGCGCACAGACAGCATTTAATCTGTGTAATGATTTTACCCGAATCGGTGAAAATGCGCTGATGATGAATTAG